The following is a genomic window from Psychrobacter immobilis.
GTACTGGTATCGTCACATTTATTTCAGGAAATAGAATAGCGCCATACGATACTAGCGGTAATATCATCAACAAGGTATCAATATGACGATTCGGTGAAAAGTATGGAGGATTTAAACATAGATAAACAAGCACATATACCACCATAAATATAGTGGCGAAAATGGCATGCTTATCTAATGACTCATGACGATTCCAATAGAAAAATAGAATCGCCATGATCAAGAATGCAAGTATTAAAGTTATGGCCATTATAATGATTGCTTAGACTACAACGCTTTCAACTCTTCCATCTGCGCCGTCATCGCGGTCAACTGCCCTTCTAGCTCAGCCAGTTTTGCTTTCTCTGCATCGACCACTTCCACTGGCGCTTTACTGACAAAGCCTTCATTGCCTAGCTTACGGGCGATACCTTCGGATTGACCTTTCAACTTATCATAGGATTTACCCAAACGTGCCAGCTCAGCCGTTGGATCGATCAGACCTTTCATCGGTACAAGTACCCGTAGCTGACCGACCATACTTGATGATGACAGTGGTACTTCATCGCCTTCTTTGACGATCTCTAAGCTCTCGACTTTGGCAAGCGCTTTGAATTGGTTTTTGATACGTGATAGACGCGCTTCTTCATCGCTAGAGACGTTTTGTAGTAGCACTGGCAGACGTACGGCATTACCCAGCTTCATCTCACCACGGATATTACGGACGCTAGCGATTAGCTCTTGTAGCCACGCCATATCCGCCTCAACTTGCTCACTGATTTGTGCGTCGTCCGTTTTTGGATAGTCAGCGACGACGATGCTGTCGGTGTTTTTGCGACCCAGTAGCGGTGCCACTGTCTGCCAGATTTGCTCGGTCAGATACGGCATGATTGGATGGCTAAAGCGTAGCGCCGTCTCTAGCACGTGCAGCAGTACATAACGGATTTGCGCTTTACGCTCATCAGACACCGAGTCATCATTTAGACTGGCTTTGGCAAGCTCAACATACCAATCACAGTATTCATTCCAGATAAACTCATAGATATCTTGGCTGACCATATCGAGACGATACTGAGCAAAATGCTGATGAATATCGGCAACGGTAGAGTTCAGGCGGCTCATGATCCATTTTTCTGGTAATTCCCAAACGTCAGGGTTGGCCGCTTGATCGATAGGCTTGGCATTGCCTTCGCTATCGACGCAGTTCATAAGTACAAAACGGCTGGCGTTCCAGATTTTATTACAGAAGTTACGATAGCCTTCGACACGCTTTAGATCAAAGTTAATATCGCGACCGGTACTGGCAAGGGATGTAAAGGTAAAGCGCAGCGCATCCGTACCAAAGGCTGGGATGCCTTCTGGGAACTCTTTACGCGTTTGTTTTTCAATTTTGGCCGCGTCTTTTGGATTCATCATATTGCTGGTGCGTTTTTCTACCAGCGCTTCTAGATCGATACCATCGATTAGGTCAATCGGATCTAAGACGTTACCTTTTGATTTAGACATTTTTTGACCATTGCCATCACGGACCAGACCATGCACATAGACGGTCTTAAACGGTACTTGCGGCGTGCCGTCTTCGTTTTTCACAAAGTGCATGGTCATCATGATCATGCGGGCTACCCAAAAGAAGATAATATCAAAACCTGTCACCAACACGCTGGTTGGATGGAAAGTATCCATCACGCGTGGATCAGCGTTGACGTCTGCCCAGTCAAGCGTACTAAACGTCCATAGACCCGAGCTGAACCAAGTATCAAGTACGTCATCATCTTGGCGCAAGATCACATCATTGCTGAGACTGTATTTACTACGCACTTCTGCTTCGTCACGGGCGACATAGACTTCACCAGTCGCATCGTCATACCATGCAGGGATACGATGTCCCCACCACAACTGACGACTGATGCACCAGTCTTGCAGATCGGTCATCCACGACATATACATATTTTTGTACTGCGCAGGGACGAACTCAATGCTGCCGTCTTCTACCGCGTCAATCGCAGGCTTAGCAAGCTCTTTAACAGCGACATACCACTGATCGGTCAACCACGGCTCAACGATCGTACCGCCACGCTCAGCACGCGGCGCTTTGAGTGCATAGTCTTCGATGTCTTCTAGCCAGCCCTGCTCGCCTGCTTGCGCCACGAGGAACTTACGAGCGGCAAAACGCTCAAGTCCAGCATACTCGCTAGGTGTGGTTTCTAATTCTGGCTCACGCGTTTGCAAGTCAGGATAAACTTCCATCGCTGGCAAAATATTGGCGCGCTCATCGAGGATGTTAATCAATGGCAAGCTATGACGACGACCCAATTCATAATCGTTAAAATCATGCGCTGGGGTGATTTTTACGCAGCCTGTGCCAAAGTCTTTTTCGACATAATCATCAGCGACGATAGGCACGACGCGACCCGTGATTGGTAAAGTAATGGTTTTGCCGACTAAGTGTGCATAACGCTCATCGCTAGGGTTGACTGCGACAGCGGTATCACCAAGCAATGTCTCAGGACGTGTAGTAGCAACGACCAGATAGTTTTTACCCTCTTGAGTCGTTAGGTCTTTATCGGTGAAATGATAGCGGAAATGCCATAAGCTACCTTTTTCGTCATGGTTTTCAACTTCTAAATCAGACAGTGCGGTTTGGAACTTTGGATCCCAGTTGACCAAACGCTTACCACGATAAATCAAACCATCATCGAATAGACGAACGAACACTTCTTTTACCGCGTTAGACAGACCATCATCCATGGTAAAGCGCTCACGCGACCAGTCAACCGAGCTGCCTAAACGGCGAATTTGGCTAGTGATATTGCCGCCCGACTCTTCTTTCCATTCCCACACTTTATCGACGAAGTCTTCACGCGTCATATCACGGCGCTTGAGTCCTTGAGCTTCTAGGCGACGCTCAACGACCATTTGCGTAGCAATACCCGCATGATCCGTACCCGGTTGCCAGAGCGTATTATCACCATCCATGCGGTGATAACGCGTGAGCGCATCCATGATTGCGTTGTTGAAACCATGCCCCATGTGCAGTGAGCCAGTGACATTCGGTGGTGGCAAGGCGATAGAAAACGACTCTTCTTTATCAAACGTCGGCTTAAAATAGCCGCTTTCTTCCCAGCCTTGATACATGCCTGCTTCGACTTCTGCAGGATTGTACGCATTCTCTAACTGGCTTAAGGCTGCTTGAATAGATGTGGTGAGGTTATGGTTACTCATAATAGAATGTTCTTTTGTTAAAAATGAATGTGATCAGACAAATACGTCGAAAAATAAGCAAAATAGTGAATAGAGTGATTTTAACGCAGATGGCAGGATTTTGTTAGATGGTAAGGTAATTTATAAAGCCTGAAGGCAGTTTTTGAGTAAATTATTAAACAATCAACAACAGCAATCAGCTGAATACTAAACATAATAGATTATAGTCCTGCTATAGAATAGATCAGATACTAAAATTATTATCTCTTAACCAGTGAGCTGACCGTGCCCCAAGATATTGACAGTCATACCGAACATCAGAAAGATCCGCAGACCTCATATGCAGATTATGAGGGTTTGGCTGATGACAGTCATAAAGATGGAAAGCAAAAAGGTCAGCAAAAAAACCAGCAAAAAGACTCTCAAGAAAACAGTCCCAATGACAAAGCTAATGACAATGACAACGCCAATGAAACAAAAGCCACTGAAGACTTAAAAGAGAATGATCTTCCAGAAGAAATCAGTGACGAAGATAAAGAAACCATCAAAAAAGTCGCTAATGACAATAATGTGAGTCAAGCAAAAAGCTATGCCAGTATCTTGGTTGAGCAAGTGATGGATGCCAAAGAAACCTTTGAGCGCTCACTTGGCTCGCTATTTACCAGTGCTTTTACCGCTGGGCTTGAGATTGGCATTAGCTTCTTTATGATTTTATCAGCTTTTGCGCTGTTGAGTAGCGTACTACCAAGCCAATACGCAATCGTGCTAGCCTCCCTACTTTACCCAATTGGCTTTATCATCGTCGTCATTGGTCAGTCGCTATTATTCACCGAACAAACCTCACTATTAAGCCTACCTGTGCTTAACAAGATTGAACCGTTGCATAAATTGATACGCCTTTGGGGCATTGTCATTGCTGGCAACATCGTTGGCGGCTGTTTGTTTGCCGCATTGATGATAGGTTTGGGTTTAAATATGCAGCTGTTTAGCGTGAGCGACATCGACACTTATGCCGAACACATTTTAGGGTTTAGGTGGTGGGTCATATTTGGTAGTGCCATCTTGGCAGGCTGGATGATGGGCGTCACCGCTTGGCTTGTGACCTCAGCACGCGACACCCTTAGCCGCATCGTTTTGGTAACGCTTATTACTGGCAGTATTGGTTTTTTAGGATTGCATCACAGTATCGTGGGCAACATTGAGATTTTTTCTGCCTTGCTATACGGCAATACCGTCAGCTTGGGGCGTTATTTACTGTTTTTAGTAGTGATATTGCTGGGCAATACCGTCGGCGGCGTGGTGTTTGTGGCAGTACTCAAAAACCGTACCTTCTTATTTCAAATCGAAAAAGTGAAAGAACAAACAGCCAGCGAACAAGCGGAAGCTAGAAGCAGTATAAATACCCGCCGACCTTGATTGGTATTGGTTAATGCTAAATGCTATAAATAGATAATTCACCTATTACCCATAACAAGGTTCAATATTTAAACCTGTTATGGGTTTTCAGCATCTACAGCATACGCGCTGCCAACACGCTATTTTCTATTTCAGATTTTCTCAGCTTATCATGTTGAGCGCTAAATATGCGCACCAAAATTCCCGCGCTTAAGAACATCACCAAGGTATAAATGGCTGGCATCATCGACATGTCGTAGTTAGATAATAGTGTCAATGCCATAAATATCGACAAGGTGCTATTCTGCAAACCGACTTCTAGCGTCACCGAGGTTCTTTGCGCCCAGTTGAGACCGAACCATTTACTACTATAATAACCGAGCGCCATGGTTGAGAGATTTAATAATACCGATACGGGACCAGTAGCGATAAAGGCGTCGACAATGATATCGCGTTGCACATAGCCCAAAAACAGCACTAAAAACGTTAAAAATATCACCCCAAATCGAGACACATAGATTTGTGAACGATCGGCAACGGTTGGTGCATAGCGTTTAATCAGCATACCGACACTAATAGGTACTATCGTCAGCACCACCAAAGTCAGCATCGTTTTTACTACTGGTAACTCAAACTCACTACCGCTGCCCATAAAATAAATCAATGAAAAGCTCAGCACAATGGGAATGGTAAAGACGGTAATCACGCTCGCAATCGCGGTCATCGTCACCGACAGCGCCACATCGCCTTTAGCCAAATAGGTAAATAAATTTGAGGTAGTGCCACCTGGACACAGTACGAGAAGCATAACCCCGACGGCATACTCTGGGCGTAATGGCATGATATTGGCCAAGGCAAAGCCAATGATAGGTAACAGTATCAACTGATTGGTCAAGCCAATGCCGACTGCTTTTGGGTATTTTAAAACCCGTTTAAAATCGTTGGTGACGAGGGTCAGACCCATGCCCATCATGATTAAAAACAGACAAATAGGAATGATAACTGAATTGACTAACGTGACTATGGCAAGACCTTCCATAACTACATCCTTGTAGATAAGAGCTGTTTATAGGTTCATTTTATAGATGAATTTTATAGACCGAGTATGCTGATTAAATGACGCCTGATTAGCAATCCTTGCTAAGGCGTATCCTCATAATCAATAGCCGTTAAACACCGACAATCAATTAAAAAACAGCAAAAAATAAGACATGATAAAAGCAAGTATATAGGGGTAAAGTCGCCCTTATTTGCTTTATTCAACGACTTATCAGTCAAATATGGTTTTTGGGTTTACAGAACGATGACATACCATTGAACAGCAACCTTCAATCACCACCACCTGAATCACCGCTACTTGAGTCACTACCATCGCTATCGTCAAGATTATCCTGATCCCAAGAAGAATCCAAAGAAACTGGCGAATTGTCGCGGCTTCCAAACCAACTGGCGACTTTTATGACGATATAAAGGATCATAAGTCCAGCGATAATCTGTAGAAGAAGCATGGTTTATTCTTTATAAATAACAGGTGAGGTAAGTGAGAGACGGTATAGATGAGGGACAATCAAAACGCATGACTAGCATTCAATCGTAGATATTGATTACATTAATTCTGAGTGATTCATTGCGCTTTAGAGTTACTCATGGCTGTTCACTGCAGTGCCATAAGCGATGGCTTCAACCATGCTGCCCAATTGATTGATATTGCTAACTTCTAGACGTAAGCCGTAGATATGGTTATAGCCTTTGGCTTGTGCTTCGGTACGCATACGTACCAGAGCTTCGCGGCGGGCACGGTCGAGTAAGGTCTCGTAAGTGGTCAAGTTTTTGCCAAAGATGCTCAATACCCGAGCGATAATCATTTTGAAATAATCTTGGGCAATAACCACGCTACCAAGTACCAGCTCGCCCTCAGTATTGGCAACAAGTTTCGGCACATAAAAGCGCTCGCTTGAGACCATAATATGACTTAATTCTTGCTCTGCAATGCTTAACTGCGCGAGATGTTGGCGCTCATGACGCGACCCAAAGAACCAACCAGCAGCGAATAGTAAAATAAACGGTGCGTAATTGATAAGCATCTGGGTAAGGGAATTATTCATGGCACGTCTCTTGTCATAAACTGATCATAAACTTATCAGAAAAAAGCATCGATGCTTTAAGATTTGGTTAGCTAACCAAAAGGGTTGAAACGTGGCAAGTCATCGGTCGCTGTCGGTGCAGAATTTTGTAGATTTGGCTGTTGACCAGACTGATGATAAGAGTCGCTTGGTGGGGTTTGATAGACTTGCTGCGGCATCGGTATGGCTTTGACAGCAGTGCCATAGACAAACAATTCAGAAGCTCCCTGCGCGATGCTAGAGGTCGAAAAACGCAACCCCACAACTGCATCTGCACCCAAAGCTTCTGCTTTGACAATCATCCGATCGATCGCCTCTTGCCGTGACTCTTCTAACAGCTCGGTATAAGCCGTTAACTCACCACCGACGATATTCTTAAGTCCAGCAAACAAGTCTTTGCCGACATGTTTTGAGCGTACTGTACTGCCGTACACCACATCTAAACGCTCGGTGATTTGGTAGTTGGGCAAATGCTCAAGATTGGAGAGTTGCACAGTCATAATACGACCTTATCGGTAACGTTATATAGACAGCGTCAACTTGGATATAGACCAAACCACGCTGTCCGTATATTGATAAAAAAGGCTAATCGTTGGTATGGAACAACAAAAATAACTCGGTCAAATTGCCTTCGATGCTATTGGCCATTTGTGCCAGCTTGTCTTCATCTTTACGCATCTCTGCAAGCTCT
Proteins encoded in this region:
- a CDS encoding valine--tRNA ligase, with product MSNHNLTTSIQAALSQLENAYNPAEVEAGMYQGWEESGYFKPTFDKEESFSIALPPPNVTGSLHMGHGFNNAIMDALTRYHRMDGDNTLWQPGTDHAGIATQMVVERRLEAQGLKRRDMTREDFVDKVWEWKEESGGNITSQIRRLGSSVDWSRERFTMDDGLSNAVKEVFVRLFDDGLIYRGKRLVNWDPKFQTALSDLEVENHDEKGSLWHFRYHFTDKDLTTQEGKNYLVVATTRPETLLGDTAVAVNPSDERYAHLVGKTITLPITGRVVPIVADDYVEKDFGTGCVKITPAHDFNDYELGRRHSLPLINILDERANILPAMEVYPDLQTREPELETTPSEYAGLERFAARKFLVAQAGEQGWLEDIEDYALKAPRAERGGTIVEPWLTDQWYVAVKELAKPAIDAVEDGSIEFVPAQYKNMYMSWMTDLQDWCISRQLWWGHRIPAWYDDATGEVYVARDEAEVRSKYSLSNDVILRQDDDVLDTWFSSGLWTFSTLDWADVNADPRVMDTFHPTSVLVTGFDIIFFWVARMIMMTMHFVKNEDGTPQVPFKTVYVHGLVRDGNGQKMSKSKGNVLDPIDLIDGIDLEALVEKRTSNMMNPKDAAKIEKQTRKEFPEGIPAFGTDALRFTFTSLASTGRDINFDLKRVEGYRNFCNKIWNASRFVLMNCVDSEGNAKPIDQAANPDVWELPEKWIMSRLNSTVADIHQHFAQYRLDMVSQDIYEFIWNEYCDWYVELAKASLNDDSVSDERKAQIRYVLLHVLETALRFSHPIMPYLTEQIWQTVAPLLGRKNTDSIVVADYPKTDDAQISEQVEADMAWLQELIASVRNIRGEMKLGNAVRLPVLLQNVSSDEEARLSRIKNQFKALAKVESLEIVKEGDEVPLSSSSMVGQLRVLVPMKGLIDPTAELARLGKSYDKLKGQSEGIARKLGNEGFVSKAPVEVVDAEKAKLAELEGQLTAMTAQMEELKAL
- a CDS encoding YbjQ family protein, whose amino-acid sequence is MNNSLTQMLINYAPFILLFAAGWFFGSRHERQHLAQLSIAEQELSHIMVSSERFYVPKLVANTEGELVLGSVVIAQDYFKMIIARVLSIFGKNLTTYETLLDRARREALVRMRTEAQAKGYNHIYGLRLEVSNINQLGSMVEAIAYGTAVNSHE
- a CDS encoding formate/nitrite transporter family protein, which produces MPQDIDSHTEHQKDPQTSYADYEGLADDSHKDGKQKGQQKNQQKDSQENSPNDKANDNDNANETKATEDLKENDLPEEISDEDKETIKKVANDNNVSQAKSYASILVEQVMDAKETFERSLGSLFTSAFTAGLEIGISFFMILSAFALLSSVLPSQYAIVLASLLYPIGFIIVVIGQSLLFTEQTSLLSLPVLNKIEPLHKLIRLWGIVIAGNIVGGCLFAALMIGLGLNMQLFSVSDIDTYAEHILGFRWWVIFGSAILAGWMMGVTAWLVTSARDTLSRIVLVTLITGSIGFLGLHHSIVGNIEIFSALLYGNTVSLGRYLLFLVVILLGNTVGGVVFVAVLKNRTFLFQIEKVKEQTASEQAEARSSINTRRP
- a CDS encoding YbjQ family protein; amino-acid sequence: MTVQLSNLEHLPNYQITERLDVVYGSTVRSKHVGKDLFAGLKNIVGGELTAYTELLEESRQEAIDRMIVKAEALGADAVVGLRFSTSSIAQGASELFVYGTAVKAIPMPQQVYQTPPSDSYHQSGQQPNLQNSAPTATDDLPRFNPFG
- a CDS encoding bile acid:sodium symporter family protein, whose product is MEGLAIVTLVNSVIIPICLFLIMMGMGLTLVTNDFKRVLKYPKAVGIGLTNQLILLPIIGFALANIMPLRPEYAVGVMLLVLCPGGTTSNLFTYLAKGDVALSVTMTAIASVITVFTIPIVLSFSLIYFMGSGSEFELPVVKTMLTLVVLTIVPISVGMLIKRYAPTVADRSQIYVSRFGVIFLTFLVLFLGYVQRDIIVDAFIATGPVSVLLNLSTMALGYYSSKWFGLNWAQRTSVTLEVGLQNSTLSIFMALTLLSNYDMSMMPAIYTLVMFLSAGILVRIFSAQHDKLRKSEIENSVLAARML